From one Anticarsia gemmatalis isolate Benzon Research Colony breed Stoneville strain chromosome 20, ilAntGemm2 primary, whole genome shotgun sequence genomic stretch:
- the Osbp gene encoding oxysterol binding protein: protein MSDTIVAKGQPIPGDPEKKGWLFKWTNYLKGYQRRWFVLSNGLLSYYRNQAEVSHTCRGTISLLGALIHTADSCTFVISNGGTQTFHIRAHDEVERQSWVTALELAKAKAIRAQESDDDEDQMGSGVAVVGSNEVESEDAGGIARELGARFHDLRTCSELVARHGAALQRSLVDLEIPPTDTTKQVSERATLFRISCNAMMNACSEFMSAAAASSAKMSRALQHEREQKLRLQEVVEQLARQHDNLEKTVTARSTSQPGGNGSGQGNETEDEDHEFFDAVEEGISAVMDDKTSFIIKVPVNRKNNVKSSESSDESESETVTETQQVFFVEDKERAESAMGGAEAESPVEDGATDPKLPENKEQDIVIWPHVTQTAAMVDGHPRRTRVPDKPNYPLSLWSIMKNCIGKELSKIPIPVNFSEPLSMLQRLTEDYEYSNILDQAAKFSDPAQQLAYVAAFTVSSYATTACRTNKPFNPLLGETFECDRMSDLGWRSISEQVSHHPPMVAQFTEGQAGWQCWQEFTMTTKFRGKYLQVIPLGGASAMFLSSGNKYTWRKVTTTVHNIIVGKLWVDNHGDMDIVGEAGPAAGYVAHLKYLPYGYFSKDTQRKVTGVIKDPQGVPRYVLQGHWDSRVEVAPVTSASPDNTVCKTGKFTVAWERVAAPPDSDKWYNFTLLAAQLNEFEEGVAPTDSRRRPDQRLMEEGLWDEANVEKLRLEEKQRGARRELEAAAEAAAARGAPAPPAPRPLWFTRAALSAQPAQQPHLRHLYNHRYWDCKRRADWTACPDIF from the exons ATGTCGGATACAATCGTAGCCAAAGGTCAACCAATACCTGGAGATCCGGAAAAAAAGGGTTGGCTATTCAAGTGGACGAATTATTTAAAGGGTTATCAACGGAGGTGGTTCGTGTTATCGAATGGACTGTTGTCGTATTACAG AAATCAAGCAGAGGTATCTCATACCTGCAGAGGGACTATCTCTCTACTGGGTGCTCTCATCCACACTGCTGACTCGTGTACATTTGTTATAAGCAATGGAGGGACTCAGACCTTCCACATCAGAGCACATGATGAAGTTGAAAGACAAAGTTGGGTCACTGCCTTAGAGCTGGCCAAGGCAAAAGCTAT CCGAGCACAAGAatctgatgatgatgaagatcAAATGGGATCGGGTGTGGCGGTGGTGGGGAGCAACGAAGTGGAGAGTGAAGATGCAGGAGGTATAGCCAGGGAGCTGGGCGCCAGGTTTCATGACTTGCGGACATGTTCCGAGCTCGTAGCGCGACACGGAGCGGCCCTGCAGCGGTCGCTGGTCGACCTCGAGATACCGCCCACCGATACTACGAAGCAAGTCTCTGAGCGCGCGACGCTGTTCAGGATATCATGCAATGCCATGATGAAT GCATGTTCCGAGTTTATGAGTGCGGCGGCTGCATCGAGTGCGAAGATGAGTCGCGCGCTTCAGCACGAGCGCGAACAAAAGCTGCGATTGCAGGAGGTCGTCGAGCAACTCGCACGACAACACGATAATCTGGAGAAAACGGTCACCGCGCGCAGTACATCACAACCTG GTGGCAACGGCTCAGGCCAGGGCAACGAGACAGAGGATGAGGATCATGAATTTTTTGATGCTGTGGAAGAGGGTATCTCAGCAGTTATGGACGACAAGacttcatttataattaaagtgCCT GTAAATAggaaaaacaatgtaaaaagCAGTGAAAGCTCAGACGAGTCGGAAAGTGAAACTGTTACTGAAACTCAACAG GTATTTTTCGTGGAAGATAAAGAAAGAGCCGAAAGCGCAATGGGTGGCGCGGAGGCAGAATCTCCAGTAGAAGACGGCGCAACAGACCCCAAGTTGCCGGAAAATAAGGAACAAGATATTGTTATATGG CCGCACGTGACGCAGACGGCAGCGATGGTGGACGGCCATCCGCGACGGACGCGGGTGCCCGACAAGCCCAACTACCCACTCAGTCTTTGGTCTATTATGAAGAATTGTATAG gtAAAGAGTTGTCGAAGATTCCGATCCCGGTGAACTTCAGCGAGCCACTGTCGATGTTGCAGCGGTTAACGGAGGACTACGAATACTCAAACATCCTCGACCAGGCCGCTAAGTTCAGTGACCCCGCGCAGCAACTGGCATACGTCGCCGCTTTCACAGTCTCCAGCTATGCAACTACTGCTTGCAG AACAAACAAGCCGTTTAACCCGTTGCTTGGGGAGACGTTCGAATGTGATCGCATGTCAGACCTCGGGTGGCGGTCGATATCCGAGCAG GTGTCCCACCACCCCCCGATGGTGGCTCAGTTCACGGAGGGGCAGGCGGGCTGGCAGTGCTGGCAGGAGTTCACCATGACCACCAAGTTCAGGGGCAAATACCTACAGGTCATTCCGCTCGGAGGCGCGTCCGCTATGTTCCTTAGCTCCGGCAACAAATACACGTGGAGGAAG GTGACGACGACGGTGCACAACATAATAGTGGGCAAGCTTTGGGTGGACAACCACGGAGACATGGACATCGTGGGTGAGGCGGGCCCCGCCGCCGGCTACGTGGCGCATCTCAAATACCTCCCCTACGGGTACTTCAGTAAGGATACGCAGCGGAAGGTCACCGGAGTCATCAAGGATCCGCAGGGCGTG CCCCGGTACGTGCTGCAAGGACACTGGGACAGTCGCGTGGAGGTGGCGCCCGTGACGAGCGCGTCGCCCGACAACACCGTGTGCAAGACCGGCAAGTTCACCGTCGCGTGGGAGCGCGTCGCCGCGCCGCCGGACTCCGACAA GTGGTACAACTTCACGCTGCTCGCGGCGCAGCTCAACGAGTTCGAGGAGGGCGTGGCGCCCACGGACTCGCGGCGCCGGCCCGACCAGCGCCTCATGGAGGAGGGGCTGTGGGACGAGGCCAACGTCGAGAAGCTGCGCCTCGAGGAGAAGCagcgcggggcgcggcgcgAGCTGGAGGCGGCGGCcgaggcggcggcggcgcgcggagccccggcgccgcccgcgccgcgcccgctgTGGTTCACGCGCGCCGCGCTGTCGGCGCAGCCCGCGCAGCAGCCGCACCTGCGCCACCTGTACAACCACCGCTACTGGGACTGCAAGCGCCGCGCCGACTGGACCGCGTGCCCCGACATCTTCtag